From Enoplosus armatus isolate fEnoArm2 chromosome 23, fEnoArm2.hap1, whole genome shotgun sequence:
GACGCTTTGTCCGGACACTTGTTTGACATgataatggttttattttgaagaagcATTCCTGCTACATCCGGCGTCACTCCGGCGAACCACACTACCGTCTTACAGCATCACCCAAACATTAGCTCGCCGAGTAGCTTTTAGCTAGCCAAACTCTCCATAaaacagaacccccccccctctctctcgtTTGTCCAGCGGACCCATGAGCCGCAAAAGAAACCACAGTTTCGCTGAAACGAGCCTGTCTCCCGACCTCCACGGCGCCTTCATGGAGCCTCCCGGGTCAGCGAGCCGAGACGACGGCGATTTCCTGGAGCTGGAGCCCGACGAGGAGCTGCTCTGCTCGGTGAGCGACATCACCGAGCACCTTGGCAGGAACATCACCGTGGTGCTGGAGACGGCGCTGTCTGAGATCCGCAAAATGGTCAGCATCAGGATACGAGTGCTGAAAATGGAGCTCCGGGAGAAAAGCGAGGAGATCGAGGCGCTGAAGGCGAGGCTGGATACGGTCCAGAGGGACGGCAGGGACCCTTACCCCGGCGTCGCGACCATGGAGCCGTCCGCAGACGCTGGCTTCAAGAAGCCCGACTTCGGCACcggaaacaaacacaacagcgTCGACCCCAGGAGAGCCAAGGCTGTCATGCCTGGCGTGAAGAAGGAGAACATAGACGCTATCTGCGACTATCTGATGAAGGACAAGAACTCGAAGGGGTGTGCCGAAATGGACGGAGACCAGAGCAGCAGCGGCGACAGGGAGGGTCGCCAAGAGCCGGACCCGCACTCCCTCAACCTGTGGCCAGACAGCGGGCCTGGGCACGGAGACTCCGAGTCCACCGCGGACGACATCTTCAGCATGCTCCCCTCGGGCAGCAAGCGGATGTATGACTACGAATGGATAGCGCCGATGGAGTACTCGTCAGACCTGAAAGGTAAAAGACACAGACCCAacgaggaggtgtgtgtgtgtgtgtgtgaggacaccttctgcactgtgtgtaatataataaataataaataataaagatacTCCAAAGTTGCTAAGTCAAAGTTTTGAGATgggtccaaaaaaaaaaaaagtgacttaaGTCCACattctgtgtggagtttgcatcTTCTccctggtgggggggggtttcctgCCACAGTCCAGCAGGTTGGCTGGAGAATAAATTGCCAGGAGGTGTGATCGGGATCGGCTCCAGACACCAGTCACTAAGTCGAGTAAAACATTTATAACATCTGTTAAAGCGGTGATACTCTGGTGGCCCGGCCGACCATTTTCTTattgacaatgaaaatatattgaTTCACACTGGgattgggtttttttgtttgtttgtttatttataccGCTTAGTAAATGTTCATGACAACAGTGTACCTcggcctttctgccagaaagcctttctgacaTTAAGACAGGACTGTCTCCCGGGAGACTGAGCTGTTCGCGTCCCGTGcgaaaccaaaagtcaacgttgGCTTATTATTCTAACCCAAGCCCTGATCTTTtactaaacctaaccaagtagttttggtgttTAAACCCAACCAAACTGTGTTCACAGCATTAACCCccgtgttagaaaggctttctggcagaaaggcctgtgAGGcctgttaatgttttgtttattgacTGGCCCCTGGACTTGGGCAAAGCCAGTTGAGCATCTCTGTGTTAAGAGCAACGCACTATAGCAGTAAATATGACAAGCGTGTATTTCACAAAGGCCACTAAAAAGGAGTGTTTGATTCTCTTGCACCTGGTCCGGGTGAGTCTATGTCTCCTTGAGTCCTTGTAggagcttaaaaaaaaaaaaacaaagacagaactTTGTTAACTTTTCctcattgttttccttttgcgAGTGGAATCGGGCCCACGTAAAAAATGCCACCAAGGGAAGAGTATTTCATAGAACTGAGCAGTAACGTTACGTGTTTCTACCCAGTCCTGAAGGAGCCCGAGGGCGACGGCACCCCGGCCGGCGAGGCAGAGGAGGATGAcgacgaggacgaggacgatGGTGAAGATGGTGAGTCGTCGAGGAGGGAGGGCGGCGGGCTGGAGGCCGCCCAGGCCCCGCTGTCGCACGTCCAGACCTCGGAGTTCTCCATGGAGCCCCAGAGCTCtccaggggagggagggagtccCCTGGAGGGCAACGCAGACAGGCCCGCGGCAGGTGGGTAAGAATAGGGAGGAGGGAGACCCAGTGGATGTGAGGTCAAGGAAGCATTAAACTGAGGGTGCTCTGTGTTGTCAAATGCTAATCGTTACACACAAAGCAGCCGCAGAAGAACTTTGCCTAAATGAAATGCAGTCGGATTCAGCGACGTTTCATTTCGCCGGCTTCCCGGTGAACTTGACGTTAGGGGCCACATTTCAACTGGCTGCAGCCCATTTCAAAACACACCGGCAATTCAGAGTGCTTTACATAGGCAcgccattaaaaacaacatgttctGTAATAGGATAAGATGATTAATACCATAGTCTTTGTATGATCTGCCCTCAGCCTGGATCGCAGCTGTTCTCTACAAGTAAAGTgtgatgaaatgtttgtttgtggtttcagGCCAGCAGTTCCCCAGCCACACCTACATCTGCTCCCTGTGTGGAACCTTCTGCCCGGACGCTGTGTTCCTGGAGGAACATGTCAAACTGATACACTCGGACTCCGCCGATGCCCAGGCTCTCCGGGCCCTGCAGTCCGCCTGCTCGGCTGCGCCCACCGCGGGAgacggcggcggcggcggcggcgacTCCAGGAGGGGCGGAGGGGGCCAGCAGAACGAGATTGGCGCGGCGCTGGGGGGCGGTGCCACCATCGGCCGCGGAGGGGGGTCCGTGAAAAAGGAGATTAAAATTGAGGGCGGGTACGAGTGCGGGGACTGCGGCCGCCATTTTAACTACCTTGGCAACCTGCGGCAGCACCAGCGCATCCACACCGGGGAGAAGCCCTTCATGTGTCCGGAGTGCGGGGAGAGGTTCCGCCACGCGGCCCGCTTAAAAAGCCACAGGCTGGTGCACAGCGGAGCCCAGAGCCCCTTCCCCTGCCCACAGTGCGGGAAAGGATTCTCTGTGCTCTCTGGACTCAAGAGACACCAGCGGGTGCACACCGGCGAGAGCCCGTACGCCTGTCCACAGTGCGGCCGGCGCTTTAAGGAGCTGGGGAACCTGTACACCCACCAGAGGATCCACAGTGGGGCCACGCCCTACTGCTGCCAGCAGTGCGGGCGCAGCTTCCGCCATCTGGGAACCTACAAGAGCCACCGCTGCACCCCGGCACAGTAACCAGCCCGGCTGCCGCGCTTTCTGATACCAAGAGATTTACAGTGCGCGCCAGAGACGGGACGTGGCGCCGACTCGGTCGAGGCTTGCGTCCTCGCAGTGCGGCGGACGCTGGTCGCGTGGGAGAGCAGGGCCCGGTATCCCTGAGATGCTGTcacatttcatgacatttcacccccccccccccccccccccttgcatCCTGGCATCAAGGAAGGCTGTATATCGTTGAGCTCCACCTCAGAAACAGTGGACCTCATCACACGGACTCCACGTCAGCAGATGGAGGCTGTTCATTTGTCACGGAACTGTAGACGCTCAAACTTTTCTTGGCTTAAAAGTTGGACGGGAGGTTTATTCTTGACCCAGGAAGCTACAGAAACATCTAGAGTCccatgacaacagagcaaactCTGCTCGTCTGCTGATCTGACTGGTGTGGTCGGTTGAAAGCTCCGGAACGAGCTTGTTACCTTgaggtttttttgtttactgtaagAGGTGATTTTTAGTtatcatgggggggggggcatcctgTTGGTCTAGCATGTTTTAGCATATTTGCTACAATTTGCACATACTAAACTCTAAAAGTGACAGCCTGCGCTCAAAATGTCCACATGGAGCACTCGCTGTTGGGCTTGAGAGGTagacccccccaccaccccccacgTGGACTGACTGTGTTACCACAACAGACATCTCCTGGATGGTACTGCAGACTGTCTTGTCATCATGTCACTGCTTGGTGCTATGTGTAGAGCAGAACGTTCACCACATGAACTCTTAGCCAGCGTAGTCTAATGTCGCAGACTTGATATTGGTGATATGTTTTGCCTGTGTGAtgattaaagagaaaaaaaaaaacctcgaGTTAGTTCCGTAAAAATGAGTTTCCAGGTCCTAGCGTCCACACGGAGGACCGaaggcaaagaaaacaacaatgtaCCCCAAACCTGTGGAGGTGTAACACTAACCACTGACAATCTGCTTTCTAATAAAGAGCTGTTTTAATGTCACGAATGAAtacttcttcctcctgctgttttaATCCAAACTTCATCTTTCAACATttcgccaccaccaccaccaccaccacccgtGACGTGATGCTCCAGGGACAAGCGGGATTCGAACACACGTGCTGGCACGCACGACAGTCGCCAACAAACCCGCTGCACCATGTCCCCTTCGCAGCTGTACCCGTCCTCCGGGCGCTTTTATCTTTGCACTTTTTGCAAAATTCACTGACGCTCGTAAGACTTGAACTCAGAAGCACAAAGCGGTCACTTTACACACTGAGCTTCACACTGTCCTCTTTGTGGTTTTACCTCTTTCCTCTGGACATTGGACTTCAAAACTCACAGGCCGCCATAAGGATCAAACCCGTGAACCACAGGACTCCCAAGCCGTCTCCTCTCACGCTGAGCTACAGGACCAGCCAGTGTCTCTTCGTGGGTTTTGAGTCTTTTGGACGTTGGCCTTCAAACTTCTGTTTCATGAGGGTCCATCGCTCGacagcaacattaaaaacagtggGCACCCTGTAACTCACCCAGTAGGGCAGGCGTCCCCTgtacaaaccccccccccctttcctgtGTCTCTCAACTGTCATTATAcgttaaaggcaaaatgcccaacaaaaaaaataaccttAAGAACAGCAGTCAATTCATCACGGAGGGAACATGAATGAACCGTTATTAGCAGCAGCTGCAAATATCTGAACTTCCTTCACCCGAccgtcttattattattattattattattattattattgttattcaaTCAAATGTAGGCAGATTGATCACCGACAGTGAGACGCACATGAAGTTTTAAACGTGACATTGAAGGATCGCACAGCGCAGTTATTTCCCACCAGATGGCGGTGATGAGTAGTGGaggggagacaaaaaaaaaagagtgaacaTAGAGCCAAGGCCATttcaca
This genomic window contains:
- the znf16l gene encoding zinc finger protein 16-like isoform X2; its protein translation is MSRKRNHSFAETSLSPDLHGAFMEPPGSASRDDGDFLELEPDEELLCSVSDITEHLGRNITVVLETALSEIRKMVSIRIRVLKMELREKSEEIEALKARLDTVQRDGRDPYPGVATMEPSADAGFKKPDFGTGNKHNSVDPRRAKAVMPGVKKENIDAICDYLMKDKNSKGCAEMDGDQSSSGDREGRQEPDPHSLNLWPDSGPGHGDSESTADDIFSMLPSGSKRMYDYEWIAPMEYSSDLKGKRHRPNEEVCDDDEDEDDGEDGESSRREGGGLEAAQAPLSHVQTSEFSMEPQSSPGEGGSPLEGNADRPAAGQQFPSHTYICSLCGTFCPDAVFLEEHVKLIHSDSADAQALRALQSACSAAPTAGDGGGGGGDSRRGGGGQQNEIGAALGGGATIGRGGGSVKKEIKIEGGYECGDCGRHFNYLGNLRQHQRIHTGEKPFMCPECGERFRHAARLKSHRLVHSGAQSPFPCPQCGKGFSVLSGLKRHQRVHTGESPYACPQCGRRFKELGNLYTHQRIHSGATPYCCQQCGRSFRHLGTYKSHRCTPAQ
- the znf16l gene encoding zinc finger protein 16-like isoform X1, with translation MSRKRNHSFAETSLSPDLHGAFMEPPGSASRDDGDFLELEPDEELLCSVSDITEHLGRNITVVLETALSEIRKMVSIRIRVLKMELREKSEEIEALKARLDTVQRDGRDPYPGVATMEPSADAGFKKPDFGTGNKHNSVDPRRAKAVMPGVKKENIDAICDYLMKDKNSKGCAEMDGDQSSSGDREGRQEPDPHSLNLWPDSGPGHGDSESTADDIFSMLPSGSKRMYDYEWIAPMEYSSDLKVLKEPEGDGTPAGEAEEDDDEDEDDGEDGESSRREGGGLEAAQAPLSHVQTSEFSMEPQSSPGEGGSPLEGNADRPAAGQQFPSHTYICSLCGTFCPDAVFLEEHVKLIHSDSADAQALRALQSACSAAPTAGDGGGGGGDSRRGGGGQQNEIGAALGGGATIGRGGGSVKKEIKIEGGYECGDCGRHFNYLGNLRQHQRIHTGEKPFMCPECGERFRHAARLKSHRLVHSGAQSPFPCPQCGKGFSVLSGLKRHQRVHTGESPYACPQCGRRFKELGNLYTHQRIHSGATPYCCQQCGRSFRHLGTYKSHRCTPAQ